Proteins encoded together in one bacterium window:
- a CDS encoding sigma-54 dependent transcriptional regulator: protein MSKPVNLLIVDDEPNIRRILQAAFQKQGYNVHTAEGGKQALSVVDSEPIDAVICDVIMPDIHGTELLKTVRTTHPDLVFVMMTAFGTIPQAVDAMRMGAFDYMTKPFDLEMLKKVVARGIEARAKRNAASPTTKTVPKGKNGKCVIIGESPKMKELMTMVDRVADARATVLISGESGTGKELIARALYERSSRADKPFVAISCAALPETLLESELFGHEKGAFTGATGQKPGRFELAHQGTLFLDEIGDVPPAIQIKLLRVLQEREFERLGGTKPLKVDVRMIAATNRDLEEAVAAGQFRADLFYRLQVVQICLPPLRERKEDIPTLCEHFIAKYNTENSRNLKSIAPAALDALIAYKWPGNIRELENTIERAVVLAPDDAHQITPDLLPPHIAV, encoded by the coding sequence ATGTCGAAACCAGTGAACCTGTTAATCGTTGATGATGAGCCGAACATTCGGAGAATCCTGCAGGCTGCATTCCAGAAGCAGGGTTATAATGTGCACACTGCCGAAGGCGGCAAACAGGCGCTGAGTGTTGTCGATTCCGAACCGATTGACGCGGTTATTTGCGATGTCATCATGCCTGATATTCACGGCACTGAGTTATTAAAAACCGTGCGAACTACCCATCCTGACCTCGTTTTCGTGATGATGACTGCCTTCGGTACCATTCCGCAAGCAGTCGATGCGATGCGGATGGGCGCATTTGACTATATGACCAAGCCGTTCGACCTTGAAATGCTCAAGAAAGTCGTTGCGCGCGGCATTGAAGCGCGAGCCAAGAGAAATGCTGCCTCGCCGACGACAAAGACTGTTCCAAAAGGTAAAAATGGAAAGTGCGTCATCATCGGTGAAAGCCCCAAAATGAAAGAATTGATGACTATGGTTGACCGAGTGGCTGATGCGCGGGCGACGGTTCTTATTTCCGGCGAAAGCGGTACCGGCAAAGAGCTAATCGCGCGAGCTTTATACGAAAGAAGCTCGCGCGCAGATAAACCATTTGTTGCAATAAGTTGCGCTGCGCTGCCTGAGACACTTCTCGAAAGCGAGCTATTCGGCCATGAAAAGGGCGCATTCACCGGCGCAACAGGTCAAAAACCCGGAAGATTCGAACTTGCTCATCAGGGAACTCTATTCCTGGATGAAATCGGCGATGTGCCGCCGGCTATTCAAATTAAGCTTTTACGGGTGCTTCAAGAGCGTGAGTTCGAACGTTTGGGCGGCACCAAACCGCTTAAAGTGGATGTAAGAATGATAGCCGCCACCAATCGCGACTTAGAGGAAGCCGTCGCCGCCGGTCAGTTCCGCGCGGATCTTTTCTACCGCTTACAAGTCGTCCAAATCTGTCTCCCCCCATTGCGCGAGCGCAAAGAAGACATTCCCACCCTTTGCGAGCACTTCATCGCCAAATACAACACTGAAAACAGCCGCAACCTCAAAAGCATCGCCCCAGCCGCCTTAGATGCCCTAATCGCCTATAAATGGCCTGGCAACATCCGTGAATTAGAAAACACCATCGAACGAGCCGTCGTCCTGGCTCCCGACGATGCCCACCAAATTACCCCCGACCTATTACCGCCGCATATCGCGGTGTGA